In Erigeron canadensis isolate Cc75 chromosome 1, C_canadensis_v1, whole genome shotgun sequence, a single window of DNA contains:
- the LOC122593897 gene encoding cytochrome P450 711A1-like: MKTSNIGVHVITEFIQLLSSSYKGTPSLVLSLVLTIVGGIILGYFYTPFWGVRRVPGPPAIPFLGHLHLLAQHGPDLFSILAKRYGPIFRFHLGRQPIVIVANPELCKEVGIKKFKDMPNRSILPPILASPIHQKGLLWIRDSKWSAMRNIILSVYQPSHLAKLVPMIQSYIKMTSQNLPKDDQDINFDELSLKLATDVIGEAAFGFEFGLSASNNHHKDDKQTESFIKQHIFSTTTLKMDLSGPISTIIGLFLPILRKPVCQILSKLPYTMDWKLDRTNKTLTSQIDEIVHKRMNQKERGSNDFLSLVINASESDTVSKKLFTPDYICGITCEHLLGGSATVAFTLSSVVYLVSGHLEVEKKLLEEIDAFGPLDQVPTADDIQSRFPYLDQVIKEAMRFYSVAPLIPRETSTEVDIGGYVLPKGTWVWLATGVLTKDPNNFQEPEKFKPERFDPGCDEEKQRHPYAYLPFGIGPRMCIGQKFAFLEIKLTLIHLYQRYIFRHSPNMEKPVELGFGIILNFKHGVKVRAIQRM; encoded by the exons ATGAAAACATCAAACATTGGTGTACATGTCATCACTGAGTTTATACAACTATTGTCCTCCTCCTACAAAGGGACACCATCCTTAGTTTTATCATTAGTCTTAACCATAGTTGGTGGTATTATATTAGGCTACTTTTATACACCATTTTGGGGCGTTAGAAGAGTACCTGGTCCTCCAGCCATTCCTTTTCTTGGACACTTGCATTTGCTTGCTCAACATGGTCCTGATTTATTTTCTATACTTGCCAAGAGATATGGCCCTATTTTCAG GTTTCACTTGGGGAGACAACCGATAGTGATTGTGGCTAATCCAGAGTTATGCAAAGAAGTTGGGATCAAGAAATTCAAAGACATGCCCAATAGAAGTATCCTTCCTCCTATATTGGCTTCCCCAATCCATCAAAAAGGTCTCCTCTGGATAAG GGATTCAAAATGGTCAGCTATGAGGAATATTATACTTTCAGTCTACCAACCATCACACTTGGCAAAATTAGTCCCAATGatacaatcttatattaaaaTGACATCTCAAAATCTTCCAAAAGATGACCAAGATATAAACTTTGATGAATTATCGCTCAAACTTGCTACTGATGTGATTGGGGAAGCTGCATTTGGCTTTGAATTTGGGCTTTCCGCGTCAAACAACCATCACAAGGATGATAAACAAACCGAGTCATTTATCAAGCAACACATATTCTCCACCACAACACTTAAAATGGACTTGTCCGGTCCAATCTCAACCATCATAGGCCTCTTCCTTCCAATACTCAGAAAGCCCGTTTGCCAGATACTTAGTAAACTTCCCTACACTATGGACTGGAAACTTGACCGAACAAATAAGACGTTGACTAGTCAAATAGACGAAATTGTGCACAAGAGAATGAACCAAAAGGAAAGAGGATCAAATGATTTCTTGTCACTGGTAATAAATGCAAGTGAATCAGACACTGTTTCAAAGAAGTTATTCACACCAGACTACATCTGCGGCATAACGTGCGAACACCTTCTGGGTGGCTCAGCAACCGTAGCGTTTACTCTCTCCTCCGTCGTCTATCTGGTTTCCGGGCATCTAGAAGTTGAAAAGAAGTTGCTTGAAGAGATTGATGCTTTTGGTCCACTGGATCAAGTTCCAACTGCTGATGATATACAATCAAGATTCCCATATCTTGATCAG GTGATCAAAGAAGCAATGAGGTTCTATTCGGTTGCTCCATTGATACCAAGGGAAACATCCACAGAAGTAGATATTGGAGGTTATGTTCTCCCTAAG GGAACATGGGTATGGCTGGCGACCGGAGTCTTAACAAAGGACCCAAATAATTTCCAAGAGCCCGAAAAATTCAAGCCAGAGAGATTCGACCCAGGTtgtgatgaagaaaaacaaaggCATCCCTACGCCTATTTACCTTTCGGAATTGGACCTAGAATGTGCATTGGTCAGAAATTTGCATTCTTAGAGATCAAGCTCACGTTGATCCATCTGTACCAGAGATACATATTTCGACACTCGCCCAATATGGAAAAACCAGTGGAACTTGGTTTTGGCATTATTCTTAATTTCAAACATGGTGTCAAGGTTAGAGCCATCCAACGGATGTAA